The DNA window CTGCGGCAAATCGAGGGGCATAAAGGTGTGAAAGAGGGCTGCTCTGAAGGCGACTGCGGTGCTTGCACCGTTGTAGTAGCGGGGCTGAACAATCGCGGCGGGCTTGAATACAAAAGCATCGACTCGTGCCTGGTGTTTTTGCCGATGATCCATGGCAAGCAGCTTATCACCATCGAAAATCTGGCTGTGACCACACCAACACAAATGCAGCTTCATCCGGTGCAAACGGCTATGGTCAGTCATCATGGCAGCCAGTGCGGGTACTGCACGCCCGGCATTGTTATGTCGCTGTTTGCTCTTTATAAAAATCATACTGATCCCTCGCGCGAAACCGTTACCGATGCGCTTACCGGCAACCTTTGCCGCTGCACCGGTTATCGCTCTATTATCGATGCTGCTTTGGATGTTTGTCACGATCCTGCCGCCGATCATTTTACGGCACAGGAAGAGCAGGTTTTGACGCTGCTCGGCGAAATTTCTTCTGATGAAACTTCGCTCGATCTACAAAGCAACGGTCAGCGTTATCTCAAACCTTTTACGCTGGAAGAGGCGTTGCTTTTGCGCAGCCAGCATCCCGATGCCTCTATCATCGGGGGTTCTACCGATACGGCGTTATTGCAGACCAAGAAAAATATTACGCTCTCCAAAATATTAGATATCTCCTCGGTGGATGCATTAAAATTTATCATCGAAGATCGCCGGCGGGTTTCATTCGGGGCGGGTACTACGCTGCAGGAACTTTTGGAATATGCCAATGACCGGCTGCCTTACTTGCGGGATATTGCGGCGGTATTCGGATCATTACAAATCCGCAATGTAGCCACAATTGGTGGTAATGTTGGAACGGCCTCGCCCATTGGTGATCTGCTGCCGTTGTTGTTGGTGCTTCAGGCGCAGGTGCGGCTGATGAAAAAAGATTTTCAGCGCGATATGCCGCTGCACGACTTTATTACCGGCTACCGCAAAACAGCTTTGGCCGCCGACGAGCTTATCAGTATGATTTGGTTTGAAAAACCCGGTGAGCAGGAATTTATTAAGACCTATAAAATTTCCAAGCGCAAAGACCTCGACATCTCCTCGGTTTCGGCGGCCATGCGGCTGACTTTTTCAAAAGAGGAAAAAATAAGTTGTGCACGCATCGCCTTTGGCGGTGTGGCTGCCATTCCCAAAAGAGCAACGCAAACTGAAGGTTTCTTGGTTGGGAAAAGTTGGGATCGCATTACTGCAATGGAGGCAGCAGCCTTGCTCCCGAAGGAATACACACCGATCAGCGATGCCCGTGCCGATGCTGCAGCACGTAGCATTAT is part of the Bacteroidales bacterium genome and encodes:
- the xdhA gene encoding xanthine dehydrogenase small subunit, giving the protein MRHSGSKVRFVLDNKIREVDFEQSQLSPTTTVLTYLRQIEGHKGVKEGCSEGDCGACTVVVAGLNNRGGLEYKSIDSCLVFLPMIHGKQLITIENLAVTTPTQMQLHPVQTAMVSHHGSQCGYCTPGIVMSLFALYKNHTDPSRETVTDALTGNLCRCTGYRSIIDAALDVCHDPAADHFTAQEEQVLTLLGEISSDETSLDLQSNGQRYLKPFTLEEALLLRSQHPDASIIGGSTDTALLQTKKNITLSKILDISSVDALKFIIEDRRRVSFGAGTTLQELLEYANDRLPYLRDIAAVFGSLQIRNVATIGGNVGTASPIGDLLPLLLVLQAQVRLMKKDFQRDMPLHDFITGYRKTALAADELISMIWFEKPGEQEFIKTYKISKRKDLDISSVSAAMRLTFSKEEKISCARIAFGGVAAIPKRATQTEGFLVGKSWDRITAMEAAALLPKEYTPISDARADAAARSIMVKNLMMKFWTETAGEQQIFNASDYEK